Proteins from a genomic interval of Micromonospora sp. NBC_00389:
- a CDS encoding ATP-dependent Clp protease proteolytic subunit, with protein MTDMHIPAKPLRAIDARGGDTIGNLDDSVYNRLLKERIIFLGSEVTDQVANRICAQLLLLAAEDPDRDINLWINSPGGSVYSGMAIYDTMQFIDNDVSTVAMGMAASMGQLLLCAGTKGKRYALPHARIMMHQPSGGLGGTASDIAIQAEQMLYTKRMFQERVAHHTGQSQGQIEADSDRDRWFTAQEAMDYGFIDKVIIGAAQVPDGAGTLS; from the coding sequence ATGACCGACATGCACATCCCAGCGAAGCCGCTCCGGGCGATTGATGCCCGAGGTGGCGACACCATTGGCAACCTCGACGACTCGGTCTACAACCGGTTGCTCAAGGAGCGCATCATCTTCCTGGGCAGCGAGGTGACCGACCAGGTCGCCAACCGCATCTGCGCGCAGCTGCTGCTGCTCGCCGCGGAGGACCCGGACCGCGACATCAATCTGTGGATCAACTCGCCGGGTGGCTCGGTCTACTCCGGCATGGCGATCTACGACACCATGCAGTTCATCGACAACGACGTGTCGACCGTGGCGATGGGCATGGCGGCCTCGATGGGCCAGCTGCTGCTCTGCGCGGGCACCAAGGGCAAGCGGTACGCCCTGCCGCACGCCCGGATCATGATGCACCAGCCGTCCGGTGGTCTGGGCGGCACGGCGTCCGACATCGCCATCCAGGCGGAGCAGATGCTCTACACGAAGCGGATGTTCCAGGAGCGGGTCGCACACCACACCGGCCAGAGCCAGGGGCAGATCGAGGCGGACTCGGACCGGGACCGTTGGTTCACCGCCCAGGAGGCCATGGACTACGGCTTCATCGACAAGGTGATCATCGGGGCCGCTCAGGTTCCGGATGGCGCCGGGACCCTGAGCTGA